A stretch of the Pseudomonas sp. ACM7 genome encodes the following:
- a CDS encoding LysR family transcriptional regulator, translating to MNRNDLRRVDLNLLIVFETLMHERSVTRAAEKLFLGQPAISAALSRLRGLFDDPLFVRTGRSMEPSARAVEIFALLSPALDSISTAVSRAAEFDPATSTAVFRIGLSDDVEFALLPMLLKRLRAESPGIVLVVRRANYILMPSLLASGEISIGVSYTADLPANAKRKVLRRSMPKLLRADTVPGPLSLDDFCARPHALVSFAGDLSGFIDEELEKLGRKRHVVLAVPQFNGLSTLISGTDIVATVPDYTAEALTAAGGVRAEDPPLPVRSFELHMAWRGSQDNDPGERWLRSRIQMFFGDPDSLA from the coding sequence ATGAATCGTAATGACCTGCGTCGTGTCGACCTGAACCTGTTGATCGTTTTCGAAACATTGATGCACGAACGCAGTGTGACCCGCGCTGCGGAGAAACTGTTCCTCGGCCAGCCGGCCATCAGTGCGGCACTCTCGCGCCTGCGCGGGCTGTTCGATGATCCGTTGTTCGTGCGTACCGGCCGCAGCATGGAACCGTCCGCCCGGGCGGTGGAAATTTTCGCCCTGCTCTCTCCTGCACTGGATTCGATTTCCACCGCGGTCAGTCGTGCAGCGGAATTCGACCCGGCCACCAGCACCGCGGTGTTTCGCATCGGTCTGTCGGACGATGTCGAGTTCGCGTTGCTGCCGATGCTGCTCAAGCGCCTGCGCGCCGAATCACCGGGGATCGTGCTGGTGGTGCGTCGGGCCAACTACATCCTGATGCCGAGCCTGCTGGCCTCGGGCGAAATTTCCATCGGCGTCAGCTACACCGCCGACCTGCCGGCCAACGCCAAGCGCAAAGTACTGCGTCGCAGCATGCCGAAGCTGTTGCGGGCCGACACGGTGCCAGGGCCGTTGAGCCTGGATGATTTCTGCGCACGGCCTCATGCGCTGGTGTCGTTCGCCGGTGACCTGAGCGGCTTTATAGATGAAGAGCTGGAAAAGCTCGGGCGCAAACGCCATGTGGTACTCGCGGTGCCGCAGTTCAACGGACTCAGCACACTCATCAGCGGGACCGATATTGTCGCGACCGTGCCGGATTACACGGCTGAAGCGTTAACGGCGGCCGGTGGTGTGCGGGCTGAAGACCCGCCGTTGCCAGTGCGCAGTTTTGAATTGCACATGGCCTGGCGCGGGTCGCAGGATAATGATCCGGGCGAGCGTTGGCTGCGGTCGAGGATTCAGATGTTCTTTGGGGATCCGGATAGCCTTGCTTGA
- the mexE gene encoding multidrug efflux RND transporter periplasmic adaptor subunit MexE has translation MEQSLKHLRFPLALLAVLVMSACGKTPDTAATMPAAKVSVAKVLEQPVNEWDEFTGRLEAPETVEIRPRVSGQIDEVAFTEGALVKKGDLLFQIDPRPFQAEVRRLEALVAQSRANATRSENESQRGERLRTSNAISAELADSRTSAAQEARAAVGALQAQLDLAKLNLSFTRVTAPISGRVSRAEITAGNLVTADTTALTSVVSTDKVYAYFDADERVFLKYTALARQGKRGATTPVYLGLSNEDGNPHQGVMNFVDNQVNPKTGTIRGRAVFDNSDGAYTPGLYARLKLVGSGTYSAVLINDEAVGTDLGKKFVLVMDADNKTVYRSVELGPKIEGLRIVRSGLSKDDTVIVKGLQRVRPGSPVTPEVIPMASEQTLAALAQQRQALEASNLPQVAPAKVAPGSVVKLAAATPRG, from the coding sequence ATGGAACAATCACTCAAACATTTACGCTTCCCGTTGGCCCTATTGGCCGTACTGGTGATGAGCGCCTGCGGCAAGACTCCGGACACGGCCGCCACTATGCCCGCAGCCAAGGTCAGCGTGGCCAAGGTGCTGGAACAACCGGTTAACGAGTGGGACGAATTCACCGGGCGCCTTGAAGCGCCGGAAACCGTAGAAATCCGTCCACGGGTCTCTGGCCAGATCGATGAAGTGGCTTTCACTGAAGGCGCATTGGTCAAGAAAGGCGACCTGTTGTTCCAGATCGACCCACGTCCGTTCCAGGCCGAGGTTCGCCGCCTCGAAGCCCTGGTTGCCCAGTCCCGCGCCAACGCCACCCGCAGCGAAAACGAATCCCAGCGTGGCGAACGCCTGCGCACCAGCAACGCGATCTCTGCCGAGCTGGCCGATTCGCGCACCAGCGCTGCTCAAGAAGCCCGCGCCGCCGTCGGTGCCCTCCAGGCGCAACTGGACCTGGCCAAACTGAACCTGAGCTTCACCCGTGTCACCGCGCCGATCAGTGGCCGCGTCAGCCGTGCGGAAATCACCGCCGGCAACCTGGTGACCGCCGATACCACCGCGCTGACCAGTGTGGTGTCCACTGACAAGGTCTACGCCTACTTCGACGCCGACGAGCGCGTGTTCCTCAAATACACCGCGCTCGCTCGCCAAGGCAAACGCGGTGCAACCACCCCGGTTTACCTCGGCCTCTCCAACGAAGACGGCAACCCACACCAGGGCGTGATGAACTTCGTCGACAACCAGGTCAACCCGAAAACCGGCACCATCCGCGGTCGTGCCGTGTTCGACAACAGCGACGGCGCCTACACCCCTGGTTTGTATGCACGTCTGAAACTGGTCGGCAGCGGCACCTATTCCGCCGTGCTGATCAACGACGAAGCGGTCGGTACCGATCTGGGTAAAAAGTTCGTACTGGTGATGGATGCCGACAACAAAACGGTTTACCGCTCAGTCGAGCTGGGTCCGAAGATCGAAGGTTTGCGCATCGTGCGCAGCGGCCTGAGCAAGGATGACACCGTCATCGTCAAGGGTCTGCAACGGGTACGCCCTGGTTCGCCGGTCACGCCAGAAGTGATCCCGATGGCCAGTGAACAAACCCTCGCGGCACTCGCACAACAACGACAAGCGCTGGAAGCCAGCAACCTGCCCCAAGTCGCACCTGCCAAGGTCGCGCCGGGTTCGGTTGTGAAATTGGCTGCTGCGACTCCACGCGGTTAA
- a CDS encoding HlyD family secretion protein, translating to MKEILARLATVAVVLLAFVLGWFAWEHYTRAPWTHDARVRADVVTLSADVSGRIVGLGVQDNQHVEKGQLLLEIDPARYVLAVEHAKRSVEVAKATLGQSEATIVASEALLRQRQSEERRRRTLKQRFAISGEEWEKSSTEVAVAQAELLRNQANLGLAHANVQLAIAALTQAELDLQRTRVEAPVTGYVTNLLTRQGDYAAAGGALLALVDSDSFYVSGYFEETKLPRIEEGDRVRIELMSGETFGGTVQSIAFAISDRENLPGGRLLANINPSYTWVKLAQRVPVRIQIDADYAAKNRLRAGTTATVTIMETRDSSTTH from the coding sequence TTGAAGGAGATCCTTGCCCGACTTGCGACGGTGGCGGTGGTACTGCTGGCCTTTGTTCTCGGCTGGTTTGCCTGGGAACATTACACCCGCGCCCCCTGGACCCACGATGCACGGGTGCGTGCCGATGTGGTGACGTTGTCCGCCGATGTCTCGGGGCGCATCGTTGGCCTGGGCGTGCAGGACAACCAGCATGTGGAGAAAGGCCAGTTGCTGCTGGAGATCGACCCGGCGCGCTATGTCCTGGCGGTTGAGCATGCCAAGCGTTCGGTGGAAGTGGCGAAAGCCACCCTTGGTCAGTCTGAGGCAACGATAGTCGCCAGTGAAGCGTTGCTCCGCCAGCGTCAGAGTGAAGAGCGCCGACGGCGCACGCTCAAGCAGCGGTTCGCAATTTCTGGCGAAGAATGGGAGAAATCCAGCACGGAAGTGGCGGTGGCGCAGGCTGAGTTGCTGCGCAACCAGGCCAACCTCGGTTTAGCCCACGCCAACGTGCAACTGGCCATCGCCGCATTGACCCAGGCCGAACTGGACTTGCAGCGCACGCGGGTCGAAGCACCCGTGACGGGTTACGTGACCAACCTGCTGACCCGTCAGGGTGACTATGCCGCGGCCGGAGGCGCGTTGTTGGCGCTGGTGGACAGCGATTCGTTTTATGTCAGCGGCTACTTTGAAGAAACCAAGCTGCCGCGAATCGAGGAGGGCGACCGGGTCAGGATCGAATTGATGAGTGGCGAAACCTTCGGCGGCACTGTGCAAAGCATTGCTTTCGCCATTTCCGACCGGGAGAACCTGCCCGGCGGCCGATTACTGGCCAACATCAACCCCAGTTACACCTGGGTAAAACTGGCGCAGCGGGTACCGGTGCGAATACAGATCGACGCCGATTACGCAGCCAAAAACCGACTGCGTGCCGGCACCACCGCCACCGTAACGATAATGGAAACCCGCGATAGCAGCACAACCCACTAA
- a CDS encoding DUF1656 domain-containing protein: MPIDFELGGVYLPPIAQALLLALPIYLLLDWILRRIGVLRFVWHEALFEGALYACVCATLILVMGA; the protein is encoded by the coding sequence TTGCCCATTGATTTTGAATTGGGTGGTGTCTACTTGCCGCCGATTGCCCAGGCGTTACTGCTGGCCCTGCCGATTTACCTGCTTCTGGACTGGATCTTGCGCCGTATTGGCGTGCTGCGGTTCGTCTGGCATGAAGCCTTGTTCGAAGGCGCGTTGTACGCCTGCGTTTGCGCAACGCTGATTCTGGTAATGGGAGCTTGA
- a CDS encoding zinc-dependent alcohol dehydrogenase family protein, whose protein sequence is MSRTIRFHKFGPAEVLKCEEHAAALPAPGEVQVRVEAIGISWYDILWRQNLASSHARLPSGLGHEMSGVVTAVGEGVDDLAVGDKVASFPAESPNDYPVYGEQIVLPRSALTRYPDVLSPIEASVHYTPLLIAYFAYVDLARVKPGQFALVTDASHCAGPSFVQLGKALGIRVIAATKTAEERENLLSLGAEKVIVTEEQDLLMQINKITDNRGVDVVFDGLGGPQMSLLGDVLAPRGSLVLYGLQGGNQTPFPACAAFQKNIQFFVHCIGNFTGKPELGIIQDQVALQRALRDINQMTADRVLLPLKTRVFPFAEFVEAHRYMDECPCRERVALQVEPA, encoded by the coding sequence ATGTCCCGCACGATCCGTTTTCACAAGTTTGGTCCAGCCGAGGTGCTCAAATGCGAAGAGCATGCGGCCGCTCTCCCTGCGCCGGGCGAAGTGCAGGTGCGCGTCGAGGCGATTGGCATCAGCTGGTACGACATTCTTTGGCGCCAGAACCTGGCCTCTTCCCACGCTCGACTGCCTTCAGGCCTTGGCCATGAAATGTCCGGCGTCGTGACGGCGGTCGGCGAAGGCGTCGATGATCTGGCAGTCGGCGACAAGGTCGCCAGCTTCCCGGCTGAAAGCCCCAACGATTATCCGGTCTACGGCGAGCAGATCGTTCTGCCGCGCTCGGCACTTACCCGTTACCCGGACGTGCTCAGCCCGATCGAAGCCAGCGTGCATTACACGCCGCTGCTGATCGCTTACTTCGCTTATGTCGATCTGGCACGGGTCAAACCCGGGCAATTCGCCTTGGTGACCGACGCCAGTCACTGTGCCGGTCCGTCCTTTGTACAACTGGGCAAGGCTCTGGGTATCCGGGTCATTGCGGCGACCAAGACGGCGGAAGAGCGTGAGAATCTGCTGTCCCTGGGTGCCGAGAAAGTCATCGTCACCGAAGAACAGGATCTGCTGATGCAGATCAACAAGATCACCGACAACCGCGGCGTGGACGTTGTGTTCGACGGTCTCGGCGGTCCACAGATGTCGTTGCTTGGCGATGTGCTTGCACCTCGCGGCAGCCTGGTGCTGTACGGCCTGCAAGGTGGCAACCAGACGCCATTCCCGGCCTGCGCAGCGTTCCAGAAGAACATCCAGTTCTTTGTGCACTGCATCGGCAACTTCACCGGCAAGCCTGAACTGGGCATCATCCAGGACCAGGTCGCACTGCAACGCGCCTTGCGCGACATCAACCAGATGACTGCCGACCGCGTGCTGCTGCCGCTCAAGACTCGGGTCTTCCCGTTTGCCGAGTTTGTCGAAGCACACCGCTACATGGACGAATGCCCATGCCGCGAACGGGTCGCCCTCCAGGTCGAGCCTGCATAA
- a CDS encoding efflux RND transporter permease subunit: MNFSQFFISRPIFAAVLSLLILIAGAISLFQLPISEYPEVVPPTVVVRANFPGANPKVIGETVAAPLEQAITGVENMLYMSSQSTADGKITLTITFALGTDLDNAQVQVQNRVTRTEPKLPEEVTRIGITVDKASPDLTMVVHLTSPDKRYDMLYLSNYALLNIKDELARLGGVGDVQLFGMGDYSLRVWLDPNKTASRNLTATDVVTAIREQNRQVAAGALGAPPAPNATAFQLSVNTQGRLVSEEEFENIIIRSGENGEITRLKDIARIELGSSQYALRSLLNNQPAVAIPIFQRPGSNAIEISNEVRDKMAELKKSFPEGMDFSIVYDPTIFVRGSIEAVVHTLFEALILVVLVVILFLQTWRASIIPLVAVPVSLIGTFAVMHLFGFSLNALSLFGLVLAIGIVVDDAIVVVENVERNIGLGLTPVEATKRAMREVTGPIIATALVLCAVFIPAAFISGLTGQFYKQFALTIAISTVISAFNSLTLSPALAAVLLKSHDAPKDRFSKVLDKIFGGWLFRPFNRFFDKASHGYVGTVGRVIRSSGIALLLYAGLMVLTFFGFANTPTGFVPGQDKQYLVAFAQLPDASSLDRTEDVIKRMSDLALKQPGVESAVAFPGLSINGFTNSPNAGIVFVTLKPFDERKDPSMSAGAIAGALNGQFAGIQEAYMAIFPPPPVQGLGTIGGFRLQIEDRGNLGYDELYKETMNIITKSHNVPELAALFTSYTVNVPQVDAAIDREKAKTHGVAVSDIFDTLQIYLGSLYANDFNRFGRTYQVNVQAEQQFRLEPDQIGQLKVRNNKGEMIPLATFIKVSDTSGPDRVMHYNGFITAEINGAAAPGYSSGQAEKAIEKLLKEELPNGMTYEWTDLTYQQILSGNTALFVFPLCVLLAFLVLAAQYESWSLPLAVILIVPMTLLSAITGVIASGGDNNIFTQIGLIVLVGLACKNAILIVEFAKDKQQDEGLSPLAAVLEACRLRLRPILMTSFAFIMGVVPLVFSSGAGAEMRHAMGVAVFSGMLGVTFFGLLLTPVFYVLIRNFVERGEKRKAAKALKLEAQQ; the protein is encoded by the coding sequence ATGAATTTCTCCCAATTCTTCATTTCACGGCCGATCTTTGCAGCAGTACTGTCGCTGCTGATCCTGATCGCTGGCGCCATCTCGCTGTTCCAGTTGCCGATCAGCGAATACCCGGAAGTGGTTCCGCCGACCGTTGTGGTCCGTGCCAACTTCCCGGGTGCCAACCCAAAAGTCATCGGTGAAACCGTAGCCGCTCCATTGGAGCAAGCCATCACCGGCGTCGAGAACATGCTGTACATGTCCTCGCAGTCCACCGCTGACGGCAAAATCACCCTGACCATTACCTTTGCGCTGGGCACTGACCTGGACAACGCACAGGTACAGGTGCAGAACCGCGTGACCCGGACCGAGCCAAAACTTCCAGAAGAAGTGACGCGCATCGGTATCACCGTGGACAAGGCTTCGCCCGACCTGACCATGGTCGTGCACTTGACCTCGCCGGACAAACGCTACGACATGCTCTACCTGTCCAACTACGCCTTGCTCAACATCAAGGATGAGCTGGCGCGTCTGGGCGGTGTCGGTGATGTGCAGCTGTTCGGCATGGGTGATTACTCGCTGCGTGTGTGGCTCGATCCGAACAAGACCGCTTCGCGCAACCTGACCGCCACCGACGTCGTGACCGCGATTCGTGAACAGAACCGTCAGGTGGCTGCCGGTGCACTGGGTGCGCCGCCTGCGCCGAATGCCACGGCGTTCCAGCTGTCGGTCAACACGCAAGGTCGTCTGGTTTCTGAAGAAGAGTTCGAGAACATCATCATTCGCTCCGGCGAAAACGGTGAAATCACTCGCCTGAAAGACATCGCTCGCATTGAGTTGGGTTCCAGCCAATACGCGTTGCGTTCGTTGCTGAACAACCAACCGGCGGTGGCGATCCCGATCTTCCAGCGCCCTGGTTCCAACGCGATCGAAATCTCCAACGAAGTGCGCGACAAGATGGCGGAGCTGAAAAAGAGCTTCCCGGAAGGCATGGACTTCAGCATCGTCTATGACCCGACGATCTTCGTGCGCGGCTCCATCGAGGCGGTGGTTCACACCCTCTTCGAAGCACTGATCCTCGTGGTTCTGGTGGTGATCCTGTTCTTGCAAACCTGGCGCGCCTCGATCATTCCGTTGGTGGCGGTGCCGGTTTCGCTGATCGGTACGTTTGCCGTGATGCACCTGTTTGGCTTCTCGCTGAACGCCCTGTCGCTGTTCGGCCTGGTGTTGGCCATCGGTATCGTGGTGGACGACGCCATCGTGGTGGTGGAGAACGTCGAGCGGAACATTGGGCTGGGATTGACTCCGGTCGAGGCAACCAAACGGGCCATGCGTGAAGTGACCGGCCCGATCATCGCAACGGCGCTGGTGCTGTGTGCGGTGTTTATCCCGGCGGCTTTCATCTCCGGGCTCACTGGGCAGTTCTACAAGCAGTTCGCCCTGACCATTGCGATCTCGACTGTGATCTCGGCGTTCAACTCGCTGACGCTGTCGCCCGCCCTGGCTGCGGTATTGCTCAAAAGCCATGACGCGCCGAAGGACCGTTTCTCCAAGGTCCTCGACAAGATCTTCGGTGGCTGGTTGTTCCGTCCGTTCAACCGCTTCTTCGACAAGGCCAGCCATGGTTATGTCGGCACCGTGGGCCGGGTTATCCGCAGCAGCGGCATCGCCCTGCTGCTGTACGCAGGCCTGATGGTGCTGACCTTCTTCGGTTTCGCCAACACCCCGACCGGTTTCGTCCCCGGCCAGGACAAGCAATACCTGGTGGCCTTCGCGCAACTGCCTGACGCCTCGAGCCTGGACCGTACCGAAGACGTGATCAAACGCATGTCCGACCTGGCACTGAAACAGCCAGGCGTGGAAAGTGCCGTGGCCTTCCCGGGCCTGTCGATCAACGGTTTCACCAATAGTCCTAACGCTGGCATCGTGTTCGTCACCCTGAAACCGTTCGACGAGCGTAAAGACCCGAGCATGTCCGCCGGTGCGATTGCCGGTGCATTGAACGGCCAGTTCGCCGGGATTCAGGAAGCCTACATGGCGATCTTCCCGCCACCGCCCGTACAAGGCCTGGGCACCATTGGTGGTTTCCGCCTGCAGATCGAAGACCGGGGCAACCTGGGTTATGACGAGCTGTACAAAGAAACCATGAACATCATCACCAAGAGCCACAACGTGCCGGAACTGGCCGCCCTGTTCACCAGCTACACCGTGAACGTGCCACAGGTCGATGCGGCTATCGACCGCGAAAAAGCCAAGACTCACGGCGTGGCCGTCAGCGACATCTTCGACACCCTGCAGATCTACCTGGGTTCGCTGTATGCCAACGACTTCAACCGCTTTGGTCGTACCTATCAGGTCAACGTTCAGGCTGAACAGCAGTTCCGTCTCGAACCGGACCAGATCGGTCAGCTGAAAGTGCGTAACAACAAAGGGGAGATGATCCCGCTGGCGACCTTCATCAAGGTCAGCGACACCTCGGGCCCGGACCGCGTGATGCACTACAACGGCTTCATCACCGCTGAAATCAACGGTGCAGCAGCCCCCGGCTACAGCTCCGGCCAAGCCGAAAAAGCCATCGAGAAACTGCTCAAGGAAGAACTTCCCAACGGCATGACCTACGAGTGGACCGACCTGACCTACCAGCAGATTCTGTCCGGTAACACCGCACTGTTCGTGTTCCCGCTCTGCGTACTGCTGGCGTTCCTGGTACTCGCGGCTCAATACGAAAGCTGGAGCCTGCCACTGGCGGTGATCCTGATCGTACCGATGACCTTGCTGTCGGCCATCACCGGTGTGATTGCGTCGGGAGGCGACAACAACATCTTCACCCAGATCGGCTTGATCGTACTGGTGGGGCTTGCCTGTAAGAACGCGATCCTGATCGTCGAGTTCGCCAAGGACAAACAGCAGGACGAAGGCCTCAGCCCGCTCGCCGCGGTACTGGAAGCCTGCCGCCTGCGTCTGCGGCCGATCCTGATGACTTCCTTCGCATTCATCATGGGTGTTGTGCCTCTGGTCTTCTCCAGCGGCGCCGGTGCCGAAATGCGTCATGCCATGGGTGTGGCGGTGTTCTCGGGGATGCTCGGGGTGACCTTCTTCGGTCTGTTGCTGACACCAGTGTTCTACGTACTGATTCGTAACTTTGTGGAGCGCGGTGAAAAGCGCAAAGCGGCCAAGGCCCTGAAACTGGAGGCGCAACAATGA
- a CDS encoding efflux transporter outer membrane subunit translates to MSLKAFLPSLLVLALSACAVGPDYKTPATEPANITTATDGSAGQKNYDRSRFEGIWWQQFEDPTLNQLVTQSLQGNRDLRVAFARWKAARAIRDDVSNDAMPTITSRVSSDLAKGQIPGQTTKRVNSERYDLGLDMAWEIDLFGRIQRNLESADAEQQALEADLYQLQVSMIAELVDAYGQLRGAQLREKIALANLNNQQESSKITVSLRDAGVGDQLDVVRADARLASVEASVPQLQAEQVRQKNRIATLLGERPDKLTVDLSPKDLPAIAKALPIGDPGELLQRRPDILSAERKLASATARIGVAKADLFPRVSLSGFLGFTAGRGSQIGSSAANAWALGPSITWAAFDLGSVRARLRGADADAEGALATYEQQVLLALEESENAFSDYGKRQQRLISLIRQSESSRAAADLAQIRYREGTADFLVLLDAQRERLAAEDTQAQAEVDLYRGIVAIYKALGGGWQPETVASK, encoded by the coding sequence ATGAGCCTGAAAGCCTTCCTGCCGAGCCTTCTGGTACTGGCCCTGAGTGCCTGTGCCGTCGGCCCGGACTACAAGACCCCAGCCACTGAGCCGGCCAACATCACGACCGCTACCGATGGCAGCGCCGGTCAGAAGAACTACGACCGCTCGCGTTTCGAAGGCATCTGGTGGCAGCAGTTCGAAGATCCGACTCTCAACCAGTTGGTGACTCAATCGCTGCAAGGCAATCGTGATTTACGCGTAGCCTTCGCTCGCTGGAAAGCGGCGCGAGCGATTCGCGATGACGTCAGCAATGACGCCATGCCAACCATCACCAGCCGGGTCAGCAGTGACCTGGCCAAGGGTCAGATCCCGGGCCAGACCACCAAGCGGGTTAATAGCGAACGCTACGACCTGGGCCTGGACATGGCGTGGGAGATCGACCTGTTTGGCCGTATCCAGCGCAACCTGGAGTCCGCCGACGCCGAACAGCAAGCGCTCGAAGCCGATCTGTACCAACTGCAAGTCTCGATGATTGCTGAACTGGTGGATGCCTACGGTCAACTGCGCGGTGCGCAGCTGCGGGAAAAGATCGCCCTGGCCAACCTGAACAACCAGCAAGAATCGAGCAAGATCACCGTCAGTCTGCGTGATGCCGGTGTCGGCGATCAGCTCGATGTGGTTCGCGCCGATGCACGCCTGGCATCCGTCGAAGCCAGCGTGCCGCAATTGCAGGCTGAACAGGTTCGACAGAAAAACCGCATCGCTACCCTGTTGGGTGAACGTCCGGACAAGCTGACCGTCGACCTGAGTCCAAAAGACTTACCGGCGATCGCCAAGGCATTGCCGATCGGTGATCCGGGTGAACTGCTGCAACGTCGCCCGGACATTCTCAGCGCCGAGCGCAAACTGGCCTCCGCCACCGCCCGTATCGGCGTAGCCAAGGCTGATTTGTTCCCACGGGTCAGCCTCAGCGGTTTCCTTGGTTTCACCGCCGGACGCGGTTCGCAGATCGGTTCCTCGGCAGCCAACGCCTGGGCACTGGGCCCTAGCATTACCTGGGCCGCGTTCGACCTTGGCAGCGTGCGCGCCCGTCTACGTGGTGCCGATGCTGATGCCGAAGGCGCCCTGGCGACCTACGAGCAGCAAGTACTGCTGGCGTTGGAAGAATCGGAAAACGCCTTTAGCGACTACGGCAAACGCCAGCAACGCCTGATCTCGCTGATTCGTCAAAGCGAATCCAGCCGCGCCGCGGCCGACCTCGCCCAAATTCGCTACCGCGAAGGCACTGCGGACTTCCTCGTCCTGCTCGACGCCCAGCGTGAGCGCCTGGCGGCGGAAGACACTCAGGCCCAGGCCGAAGTCGATCTGTATCGCGGCATTGTCGCGATTTACAAAGCCCTGGGCGGTGGCTGGCAACCAGAGACGGTCGCCAGCAAGTAA